In Gammaproteobacteria bacterium, one DNA window encodes the following:
- a CDS encoding AbrB/MazE/SpoVT family DNA-binding domain-containing protein, with amino-acid sequence MWVTPTRTGGVHPNLLEAVMDTGIARKIDVLGRVVIPAETRRLFNINGGDQLIIGVEGDSIMIRKLEATCTFCNSTKDVSTFKDKGICAACRKAL; translated from the coding sequence ATGTGGGTCACACCGACCAGGACCGGTGGAGTACATCCCAACCTATTGGAGGCTGTCATGGACACCGGCATCGCGCGCAAGATCGATGTCCTCGGGCGGGTCGTCATCCCGGCCGAGACTCGGCGCCTGTTCAACATCAACGGAGGCGACCAGCTGATCATCGGTGTCGAAGGAGACTCGATCATGATCCGCAAGCTCGAAGCGACGTGCACGTTCTGCAACTCGACAAAAGACGTTTCGACCTTCAAGGACAAGGGTATCTGCGCTGCCTGCCGGAAGGCTCTCTAG
- a CDS encoding Na-K-Cl cotransporter, whose protein sequence is MQRMLAALKGRSRDEKLGTFIGVFTPSVLTILGVILYLRTGWVVGNVGLMGALVIIVIAHLVTLATALSVSAVSTNMRVGAGGAYYIISRSLGVEIGAAIGIPLFLAQAFSVTLYAFGLAESLQIVWPAVPQKMVAAATVLVVALLAARGAGLALRLQIPIMVAIGVSLVALGVGIANSDPETIRLTTAFEDPPGFWTVFAVFFPAVTGILAGISMSGDLKHPDRSIPRGTIAAVLVGFVVYIGAAVGLALAADPAELVANNLIWFTIAGAAGVLILPGLWGAIFSSAVGSVLSAPRTLEAMVADRVLPRWLGSPIGRVRGPGVPLLVSLLVALGAVLLGGINAVAPVLTMFFLTTYGMVNLVAGVENLTADPSYRPTMRVHWAISLVGAGACFWVMFLISPVALAVAVIFEIGVYLLMRRRALVAPWGDLRRGAMMSLVRSTVIQLRRLPNDPRNWRPNILLFSGDVQRRPDLARFAAWLVQDRGILTVCELGVGSLERYAGFAAERRAQLDADLDELGVVAFAEVDVVDDFVDGAVAVAQANGIAGIESNTVMFGFSDKLERRVSALQIIERLALIGKSAIICRTVPHQRRASRREIHVWWGGLQNNGDMLALFAHLISLNPEWRDARIRIMSVTSSDMMAERNARMLDRVIQAARIPAETEVIVRRSGQSVQSVIRERSEGADVVLMGLRTNQPGEELEYARRLEELVEGLPTVIFVRCAGEFRGRLLGDHQEE, encoded by the coding sequence ATGCAGCGGATGCTGGCGGCGCTGAAGGGCCGATCCAGAGATGAGAAGTTAGGTACCTTCATTGGTGTCTTTACGCCGTCTGTCCTGACGATTCTCGGCGTCATCCTGTACCTGCGGACCGGCTGGGTCGTCGGCAACGTCGGGTTGATGGGTGCGCTCGTCATCATCGTCATCGCCCACCTCGTGACGCTGGCCACCGCACTGTCCGTTTCCGCCGTCAGCACCAACATGCGAGTGGGCGCCGGAGGTGCCTACTACATCATCTCGCGAAGTCTGGGCGTGGAGATCGGCGCGGCGATCGGCATCCCGCTGTTCCTCGCGCAGGCGTTTTCTGTGACCCTCTACGCCTTCGGCCTGGCCGAGAGTCTCCAGATCGTCTGGCCCGCGGTACCGCAGAAGATGGTTGCCGCCGCGACGGTGCTCGTGGTAGCCCTTCTCGCTGCCAGAGGGGCCGGCCTGGCGCTTCGACTCCAGATCCCGATCATGGTCGCCATCGGGGTGTCGCTCGTCGCTCTCGGTGTCGGCATCGCGAACAGCGACCCTGAGACGATTCGTCTAACGACTGCATTCGAGGACCCCCCCGGCTTCTGGACAGTCTTCGCCGTGTTCTTCCCTGCAGTCACCGGGATCCTGGCCGGCATCAGCATGTCGGGAGACCTGAAACATCCTGATCGATCCATCCCTCGAGGAACGATCGCCGCGGTACTTGTGGGATTCGTGGTCTACATCGGTGCCGCCGTCGGCCTGGCGCTCGCAGCCGATCCTGCCGAGCTCGTCGCCAACAATCTGATCTGGTTCACGATCGCCGGCGCTGCCGGGGTACTGATCCTTCCGGGCTTGTGGGGAGCGATCTTCTCCTCTGCGGTGGGGAGCGTGTTGTCCGCACCTCGAACCCTCGAAGCGATGGTGGCCGATCGAGTTTTGCCGCGATGGCTGGGCTCTCCCATTGGGAGGGTGCGGGGCCCGGGAGTGCCTCTGCTCGTATCCCTGCTCGTTGCCCTCGGTGCGGTTCTTCTCGGCGGTATCAACGCGGTTGCACCGGTGCTGACAATGTTCTTTCTCACTACCTACGGAATGGTGAACCTGGTGGCGGGTGTGGAGAACTTGACCGCCGACCCCTCGTACCGTCCGACCATGCGTGTCCACTGGGCGATCTCGCTCGTGGGCGCCGGGGCGTGTTTCTGGGTCATGTTCTTGATCAGTCCTGTGGCTCTTGCCGTCGCGGTCATCTTCGAGATTGGTGTCTATCTGCTGATGCGCAGGAGGGCGCTCGTGGCCCCGTGGGGAGACCTGCGGCGTGGCGCCATGATGTCGCTCGTCCGCTCGACAGTGATCCAGCTCCGAAGGCTTCCCAACGATCCCCGGAACTGGCGGCCCAACATCCTGCTGTTCTCCGGTGACGTGCAGCGCCGACCCGACCTCGCCCGGTTCGCTGCATGGCTTGTGCAGGATCGAGGAATCCTGACGGTGTGTGAACTCGGTGTGGGATCCCTGGAACGATATGCGGGGTTTGCCGCCGAACGAAGGGCACAGCTCGATGCAGATCTGGATGAGCTCGGGGTCGTCGCGTTCGCCGAAGTCGATGTCGTGGACGACTTCGTGGACGGTGCGGTTGCCGTCGCTCAAGCAAACGGGATCGCCGGTATCGAATCCAACACCGTCATGTTCGGATTCAGTGACAAACTCGAGCGGAGGGTCTCCGCATTGCAGATCATCGAACGGCTCGCGCTCATCGGCAAGTCGGCGATCATCTGCCGGACGGTCCCGCATCAGCGGCGAGCGAGCCGCCGCGAGATCCATGTGTGGTGGGGCGGGCTGCAGAACAACGGGGACATGCTCGCATTGTTCGCCCACCTGATTTCACTCAATCCGGAGTGGCGTGATGCCCGAATTCGCATCATGAGCGTTACTTCGAGCGACATGATGGCCGAGCGGAATGCCCGCATGCTCGATCGGGTCATCCAGGCAGCCCGTATCCCCGCCGAAACCGAGGTGATCGTGCGGCGCAGCGGCCAGAGTGTCCAGAGCGTGATCCGAGAACGCTCGGAGGGAGCTGACGTCGTGCTGATGGGACTCCGCACGAACCAGCCTGGTGAAGAGTTGGAGTACGCGCGCCGGCTGGAAGAACTCGTCGAGGGGCTGCCGACGGTCATCTTCGTCCGTTGCGCCGGCGAGTTTCGAGGACGTCTCCTGGGTGATCACCAGGAGGAGTGA
- the rsmI gene encoding 16S rRNA (cytidine(1402)-2'-O)-methyltransferase, whose translation MPLILCGTPIGNLGDASRRLAEALQSADVVFVEDTRRSRRLLDHLGIDKPLRSFFAGNEQLRVRELSERLTRGETVALITDAGMPAISDPGLTAVRAARAIRAEVTVVPGPSAVTAALAASGLPSERFVFEGFLPRKGGDRSHRIDQIAQETRTVVFFASPKRVGRDLEDLAGVVGGERAVFVARELTKLHEELWWGTLGEAVDRFRDPQRGEFTLVLGGAPFREPDLDEALEEVRALMAEGEPLAGAVREVAQRLRVPRGRLYEAALSDKG comes from the coding sequence ATGCCTCTGATACTCTGCGGTACCCCGATCGGCAACCTCGGCGATGCCAGTCGGCGACTTGCCGAAGCTCTGCAGAGTGCCGATGTCGTGTTCGTCGAGGATACGCGTCGGTCCAGGAGACTGCTCGACCACCTCGGGATCGACAAACCGCTCCGATCATTCTTCGCCGGGAACGAGCAACTGCGGGTTCGCGAACTGTCCGAGCGGCTTACCCGAGGAGAGACCGTCGCCCTGATCACCGACGCGGGAATGCCGGCAATCTCCGATCCCGGGCTGACTGCAGTGCGTGCAGCCCGGGCCATCCGAGCAGAAGTGACGGTCGTGCCCGGTCCGAGCGCCGTCACGGCAGCGCTGGCAGCATCGGGTCTACCGTCCGAACGGTTCGTGTTCGAAGGTTTCCTGCCTCGCAAGGGCGGCGATCGGTCGCATCGCATCGATCAGATCGCCCAAGAGACCCGTACGGTGGTGTTCTTCGCTTCGCCGAAACGTGTCGGGAGAGATCTCGAGGATCTCGCCGGTGTGGTGGGTGGCGAGCGTGCCGTCTTCGTCGCCCGGGAGCTCACCAAGCTCCATGAGGAACTGTGGTGGGGAACGCTTGGTGAAGCGGTCGACCGGTTCCGGGATCCCCAGCGTGGCGAGTTCACGCTCGTGCTCGGCGGCGCTCCCTTCCGGGAGCCGGACCTCGACGAGGCACTCGAGGAGGTCCGGGCTCTCATGGCGGAAGGCGAACCCCTTGCCGGCGCCGTTCGCGAGGTGGCCCAACGGCTACGAGTTCCGCGAGGCCGCCTCTACGAAGCTGCGCTGAGCGACAAGGGCTGA